TTGCTGATTGCAAGGTCTGGAGGTATAGGAGTAAAAGATTTTGTATTTGCTGCAATGACTGGAAGTTTTCTAACTGCCCCTTTATTTGCATGGATGGCAATGGATACTATAAATAGCAAATTAGTACCAATTAAAAATAGATATGGATTTTTTCTACAAACAATAAGTTGGATAGGATTAATTTTTTTAACATTATTTAGTTTATTGTTTATTGCAAATTCATTCTTTGGGATTGGGATTTATTAATATGGAAATAAAAAATAATTAAAGGGTTGATTTTTCCTCAGAATTCGTTTTTGTAGAAATGTATTATTTTTGGTACTTATTATGGTTATGCCTCAATCTACTTTAGAGAGCTTATTATTTTTTTTAATACTATCTCTTATTGCAACTTACATTGTTAATTTAAAGTACTCTTCAAAGTTAAAAGTACAAAAGTAGATTTTATCTATTAATCTTTTTTAATTGATTTTATTTACTTGGATCACTCCAAGTATCTTGGTATAACCAACTCAAAAAAGTAAGAGTGAGTATATTTCCAAATGCATAAAGTATTGCTAATAATGGGTCATAAATATTGGCAATAATCGTCGACATTATAAAGATTATTAACCCTGAAACAACCAAATCCTGAATAGGCAAATGGTTGAAATTTACCGAATTTATCATTTAATAATTGTTTTAATGGATTAAGTTAATTATAAAACCAAAAAGTAACTTTTTTATTAAGCCATATCATATAAGATATGAATAGTTTTAGAATTGCAAAAATAATCATAGTTTTTTCATCATTATCGTATTTGAGTGTTTCTTTTTTAAGAAATTATAATTCTCCAGAAAATATAGAAAAAAGATGTATTCTTAAATTTGAAAAAGATTTTGAAAATAATTTGGAAGCATCTCATGAAGAATGGAATCAAATTTTAGATTTTGCTGATATCAATTATTTAAAATGTATGGGAATACCTCATTATTAATTATGGGAGAGGCAAAAAGAAGAAAAAATTTAGGTATTCCGCCTAGAGAAAAAACTGAAGATATGAAGTTACCTCAACTTGATAAAAAAGCCATACAACAAAAAGTTAGGTCTACATTATATAAATATCCAATTATCCCTTTTCTTTTTTATGGAGCTGCAATATTGATCCTAATCGGAGGTTTATTTTATGTTTTCAAACTCTTTAATATTTCTTAATTATGAGTATTATTAATGTTGATATTTATGTTTCTTTGGCATCATAAATTCAAAAGACTTTAAGGATAATAAATGAACAATTTTTATAGTGCAAAAATAATCAAAGAAATAATAGTATGAGAATTATTTACGATTGACATCATCATATGGTGTTGTAATTTTGGAATAATTAAAACA
The genomic region above belongs to Prochlorococcus marinus str. GP2 and contains:
- a CDS encoding DUF2839 family protein, with amino-acid sequence MGEAKRRKNLGIPPREKTEDMKLPQLDKKAIQQKVRSTLYKYPIIPFLFYGAAILILIGGLFYVFKLFNIS